One part of the Cygnus atratus isolate AKBS03 ecotype Queensland, Australia unplaced genomic scaffold, CAtr_DNAZoo_HiC_assembly HiC_scaffold_48, whole genome shotgun sequence genome encodes these proteins:
- the LOC118261439 gene encoding olfactory receptor 14A16-like, whose amino-acid sequence MVNLCSITEFLLLAFADTRELQLLHFGLFLGIYLAALLGNGLILTAIACDHRLHTPMYFFLLNLALLDLGCISTTVPKSMVNSLRDTRAISYSGCTAQVFLFAFFITAECCLLTIMAYDRYVAICKPLHYGTLLGSRACATMAAAAWGSGVLNALLHTANTFSLTLCQGNAVDQFFCEIPQILKLSCSDSYLREAGLLVISVLVDFVCFIFIVLSYVQIFRAVLRIPSEQGRHKAFSTCLPHLAVVSLFVSTGMFSYLKPPSVPSPSLDLVMAVLYSVVPPALNPLIYSMRNQEIKDALKKMSTGMFSYLKPPSISSPSLDLFVTVLSVVVPPALNPLIYGMRNKMLNEALQTILEQMLVQDH is encoded by the exons ATGGTAAACCTCTG CTCCATCACTGAGTTCCTGCtcctggcattcgcagacacgcgggagctgcagctcctgcacttcgggctcttcctgggcatctacctggctgccctcctgggcaacggcctcatcctcaccgccatagcctgcgaccaccgcctccacacccccatgtacttcttcctcctcaacctcgccctcctcgacctgggctgcatctccaccactgtCCCCAAATCCATGGTCAACTCCCTgagggacaccagggccatctcctacTCTGGATGCACTGCCCAGGtctttctctttgccttcttcATCACAGCAGAGTGTTGTCTCCTCACCATCATGGCTTATGACCGCTACGtggccatctgcaagcccctgcactacgggaccctcctgggcagcagagcctgtgccaccatggcagcagctgcctggggcagtggggttCTCAATGCTCTCCTGCACACAGCCAATACGTTTTCACTGaccctctgccaaggcaatgctgtggatcaatttttctgtgaaatcccccagatcctcaagctctcctgctcagactcCTACCTCAGAGAAGCTGGACTTCTTGTGATTAGTGTCCTTGTCGactttgtatgttttattttcattgtgctgtcctatgtgcagatcttcagggccgTGCTGAGGAtcccctctgagcagggccggcacaaagccttttccacgtgcctccctcacctggctgtcGTCTCCCTGTTTGTCAGCACTGGCATGTTttcctacctgaagcccccctccgtcccctccccatccctggacctggtgatggcagttctgtactcggtggtgcctccagcactgAACCCgctcatctacagcatgaggaaccaggagatCAAGGACGCCCTGAAGAAAATGAG CACTGGCATGTTttcctacctgaagcccccctccatctcctccccatccctggatcTGTTTGTGACTGTGCTGTCCGtggtggtgcctccagcactgaaccccctcatctacgGCATGAGGAACAAGATGCTCAACGAAGCTCTGCAGACAATACTGGAACAAATGCTAGTTCAAGATCACTAA
- the LOC118261440 gene encoding olfactory receptor 14C36-like: SSITEFLLLAFADTRELQLLHFGLFLGIYLAALLGNGLILTAVACDHRLHTPMYFFLLNLALLDLGFISTTVPKAMANSLWDTRAISYAGCAAQLFLFLFFTGGECYLLTIMAYDRYVAICKLLYYGTLLGSRACATMAAAAWGSGVLNALLHTSSTFSLPLCHGNAVDQFFCEIPQILKLSCSDSYLREVRLVVVSASFALSCFVFIVLSYVQIFRAVLRIPSQQGQHKAFSTYLPHLVVVSLFISSVVFANLKPPSISSPSLDLVVSFLHSVVPPALNPLIYSMRNQEIKDAIRKVMP; this comes from the coding sequence agctccatcaccgagttcctgctcctggcattcgcagacacgcgggagctgcagctcctgcactttgggctcttcctgggcatctacctggctgccctcctgggcaacggcctcatcctcaccgccgtagcctgcgaccaccgcctccacacccccatgtacttcttcctcctcaacctcgccctcctcgacctgggcttcatctccaccactgtccccaaagccatggccaattccctgtgggacaccagggccatttcCTACGCAGGATGTGCTGCccagctctttctctttctcttcttcactgGAGGGGAATGTTACCTTCTCACCATCATGGCTTATGACCGCTATGTGGCCATCTGCAAGCTGCTGTACTATGGgaccctcctgggcagcagagcctgtgccaccatggcagcagctgcctggggcagtggggttCTCAATGCTCTCCTGCACACTTCCAgtacattttctcttcctctctgtcatggcaatgctgtggaccaatttttctgtgaaatcccccagatcctcaagctctcctgctcagactcCTACCTCAGAGAAGTCAGGCTTGTTGTGGTTAGTGCCTCTTTTGCtttgtcatgttttgttttcattgtgctgtcctatgtgcagatcttcagggctgtgctgcggATCCCCTCTCAGCAGGgccagcacaaagccttttccacgtaCCTCCCTCACCTGGTTGTTGTCTCCCTCTTTATCAGTAGTGTTGTGTTTGCAaacctgaagcccccctccatttcctccccatccctggatcTGGTGGTGTCATTTCTGCActcggtggtgcctccagcactgaaccccctcatctacagcatgaggaaccaggagatCAAGGATGCCATTAGGAAAGTAATGCCATAG